The following are from one region of the Cloacibacterium normanense genome:
- a CDS encoding glycosyltransferase family 9 protein has translation MIVPVLKEFLAQNPDTEIVFVSRKNFADLFDGVERLTFRGVNLDDYKGFFGLRKLALELKKEFQPDFVADLHNVLRTKILSFFFKKTATLDKGRTDKKLLTRKENKVKKPLKPTTERYADVFRKLGFTLTLSHQLFPKTQQKSGIGFAPFAQHAGKMLPIEKSLELVKTLSKNHPIYLFGGGKKEVEILSKWEQEIENVTSLAGKLSLKEELQKISELELMISMDSANMHLASLVGTRVVSVWGATHYFAGFLGYGQSEKDIVEIADLACRPCSVFGNKPCYRGDYACLNQIEISEILKKI, from the coding sequence ATGATTGTGCCTGTTTTGAAAGAATTTTTGGCGCAAAATCCTGACACAGAAATTGTTTTTGTTTCCAGAAAAAACTTTGCCGATTTATTCGATGGAGTAGAGCGATTGACTTTTCGTGGTGTAAATCTGGATGATTACAAAGGATTTTTCGGATTGAGAAAATTGGCTTTAGAACTGAAAAAGGAATTTCAGCCCGATTTTGTAGCGGATTTGCACAATGTTTTGCGCACTAAAATTCTGAGTTTTTTCTTCAAAAAAACGGCAACACTTGACAAAGGAAGAACCGATAAAAAATTACTTACGAGAAAGGAAAATAAAGTTAAAAAACCACTGAAACCAACTACAGAACGTTATGCAGATGTTTTTAGAAAATTAGGTTTTACGCTGACACTTTCTCATCAATTATTCCCAAAAACTCAACAAAAATCGGGAATTGGATTTGCTCCTTTTGCGCAACATGCAGGGAAAATGCTTCCGATTGAAAAATCTCTAGAATTGGTAAAAACACTTTCTAAAAATCATCCAATTTATCTTTTTGGTGGCGGAAAAAAGGAAGTAGAAATTCTATCAAAATGGGAGCAAGAGATTGAAAATGTAACTTCTCTCGCTGGGAAACTTTCACTAAAAGAAGAACTTCAGAAAATTTCTGAATTAGAACTCATGATTTCTATGGATTCTGCCAATATGCATTTGGCAAGTTTGGTAGGAACTAGAGTAGTTTCGGTTTGGGGAGCTACGCATTATTTCGCTGGCTTTTTAGGATACGGACAATCTGAAAAAGATATTGTAGAAATTGCAGATTTAGCGTGCAGACCTTGTTCTGTTTTTGGCAATAAACCTTGTTACAGAGGAGATTACGCGTGTCTTAATCAAATAGAAATTTCAGAAATCTTGAAGAAAATTTAG
- a CDS encoding SufE family protein, with product MTIQEKQQEIIEEFEFLDDWEQKYEYIIDLGKELKGLPEDKKTEENLIKGCQSKVWLDAEFKDGKLFFNADSDGILPKGIVSLLVRIYSGHSTQEILDSDFDFISKIGLQEFLSPSRANGLMAMTKQIKFYAVAFQLKS from the coding sequence ATGACAATTCAAGAAAAACAACAAGAAATCATAGAAGAATTCGAGTTTCTGGACGATTGGGAACAGAAATACGAATACATTATAGACTTGGGAAAAGAACTGAAAGGTTTGCCTGAAGACAAAAAAACAGAAGAAAATCTGATTAAAGGTTGTCAGTCAAAAGTTTGGTTAGACGCCGAATTTAAAGACGGAAAATTATTCTTCAATGCAGATTCTGACGGAATTTTACCGAAAGGAATTGTTTCTCTTTTGGTGAGAATTTACAGCGGTCATTCTACCCAAGAAATCTTGGATTCTGATTTTGATTTTATCTCAAAAATCGGTTTGCAAGAGTTTTTATCGCCTTCCAGAGCCAATGGTTTGATGGCGATGACCAAACAAATTAAGTTTTACGCCGTTGCATTTCAGTTAAAATCGTGA
- a CDS encoding TraB/GumN family protein: MLKINLTAIFILFSSFVLSQQSIFWKISKKGNEAYILGTYHYLGKDFLLNNNIILEKLKKSKIALSENIDSAKIFINKRNENLQLKKMNKNELQTIKRIVPSYIDSNKMTLRELIVTIDGKITQKFCLTDKEKIDETKMDDFIKEYCLKNRIKLEGLEPTEKTFDYLNHNLYSNTTEEKLIEIIKSKIKLLNSENQNINCLILNEYRTKKHIFNFERESQEKFITLRNKDWIVKIDNAIQEKEKAFIFVGLYHLDFKEGLLELLKSRGYSVEEIILN, from the coding sequence ATGTTGAAAATCAATTTAACCGCAATATTCATTCTATTTTCATCATTTGTTTTATCACAACAATCAATTTTTTGGAAAATCTCAAAAAAAGGTAACGAAGCTTACATATTAGGAACATATCATTATTTGGGAAAAGATTTTTTATTAAATAACAACATTATTTTAGAAAAACTTAAAAAATCTAAAATTGCATTATCTGAAAATATTGATTCGGCAAAAATTTTCATTAATAAGAGAAATGAAAATTTGCAATTAAAAAAAATGAATAAAAATGAATTGCAAACGATTAAAAGAATAGTCCCTTCTTATATTGATTCAAACAAAATGACTTTAAGAGAATTAATTGTAACTATTGATGGGAAAATTACGCAAAAATTTTGTTTAACAGATAAAGAAAAAATTGATGAAACGAAAATGGATGATTTTATAAAAGAATATTGTCTAAAAAATAGAATAAAGTTAGAAGGTCTAGAACCTACAGAAAAAACATTTGATTATCTAAACCACAATCTCTACTCAAATACTACTGAAGAAAAACTAATAGAAATAATAAAATCTAAAATAAAACTTCTTAATTCTGAAAATCAAAATATTAATTGTCTTATTTTAAATGAATATAGAACAAAAAAGCACATTTTTAACTTTGAAAGAGAAAGTCAAGAGAAGTTTATTACCTTAAGAAATAAGGATTGGATTGTGAAAATAGATAATGCAATTCAAGAAAAAGAAAAAGCATTTATATTTGTAGGATTATACCATCTGGATTTTAAAGAGGGGTTATTAGAGTTATTAAAAAGTAGAGGCTATTCTGTAGAAGAAATAATTTTAAATTAG
- a CDS encoding glycosyltransferase yields MKILVSVFNNLYTDQRVEKFCKTLHENAYQIEVIGNNWGGNPEMKRPYPFSRISLQSKKLRFAYLEFQWKLFFELLKKADRNTILHANDLDALLPNYLVSKIKGIPLVWDSHEIFTEMPTVTNRWVQHVWRLLENALIRKIKYFITANDSYANWFETNYKIKRPIVIRNFPQKSESPKSFVENSPKIILYQGTINYSRGIDKMIEAMQFIENAEFHIAGRGPFLEEYQQLTKKLHLENKVKFLGNLHPDDLRKITEKADVGLSIEENKGLSYYYSLPNKISDYIQARVPVVVSKFPEMQKIVENYHVGEFITSHEPKHLAEKVKNVLEKGRSSYLPQLEIAAQELCWENEAPKILELYERVAAQQRQFKFTKSSL; encoded by the coding sequence ATGAAAATTTTGGTAAGCGTTTTCAATAATTTATACACCGATCAGCGTGTGGAAAAATTCTGCAAAACCTTGCACGAAAATGCTTACCAAATAGAAGTAATAGGTAATAATTGGGGCGGGAATCCCGAAATGAAAAGACCTTATCCATTTTCAAGAATTTCTTTACAGTCCAAAAAATTACGTTTCGCTTATTTAGAATTTCAGTGGAAATTATTTTTTGAACTGCTGAAAAAAGCCGACCGAAATACAATTCTTCACGCCAACGATTTAGACGCGCTTTTACCCAATTATTTGGTTTCAAAAATCAAAGGAATTCCTTTAGTTTGGGATAGTCACGAGATTTTTACCGAAATGCCAACTGTTACCAATCGTTGGGTTCAGCATGTTTGGAGACTTCTGGAAAATGCTTTGATTAGAAAAATCAAATATTTTATCACGGCAAATGATTCTTATGCCAACTGGTTTGAAACCAATTATAAGATTAAAAGACCTATTGTCATTAGAAATTTTCCTCAAAAATCAGAATCACCGAAAAGTTTCGTTGAAAATTCTCCTAAAATCATTCTTTACCAAGGAACCATCAATTATTCCAGAGGAATAGATAAGATGATTGAAGCCATGCAATTTATAGAAAATGCAGAATTTCACATTGCAGGAAGAGGTCCTTTTTTAGAAGAATATCAACAACTTACTAAAAAATTACATCTAGAAAATAAAGTAAAATTCTTAGGAAATCTTCATCCAGATGATTTAAGAAAAATCACCGAAAAAGCAGATGTAGGTTTAAGCATCGAAGAAAATAAAGGCTTAAGTTATTACTACTCACTTCCGAATAAAATCTCAGATTACATACAAGCCAGAGTTCCTGTAGTGGTTTCTAAATTCCCCGAAATGCAGAAAATTGTAGAAAATTATCACGTAGGCGAATTTATCACTTCTCACGAACCAAAACATTTAGCCGAAAAAGTAAAAAATGTTTTAGAAAAGGGAAGAAGTTCTTATCTACCTCAACTGGAAATTGCTGCCCAAGAACTGTGCTGGGAAAATGAAGCTCCGAAAATTCTGGAACTTTATGAAAGAGTAGCAGCTCAGCAAAGGCAATTCAAATTTACAAAAAGTAGTTTGTAA
- a CDS encoding uroporphyrinogen decarboxylase codes for MDANWANYVGYAASFFVVLSFMVKNIKQIRVINLIGCIAFVIYGVFSGMLWPIIIPNAILCVIQLYHLIKHD; via the coding sequence ATGGACGCGAATTGGGCAAATTATGTAGGTTATGCTGCATCATTCTTTGTAGTGCTGAGCTTTATGGTGAAAAACATCAAGCAAATTAGAGTGATTAATCTTATCGGTTGTATCGCTTTTGTAATTTATGGTGTTTTCAGCGGAATGTTGTGGCCTATCATTATTCCTAACGCAATTCTTTGCGTTATACAACTTTATCATTTAATAAAACACGATTAA
- a CDS encoding ATP-dependent Clp protease ATP-binding subunit has protein sequence MENKFSEGLTKVFKHSKSEAKRLHSEFLSTEHFLLGIIQTDNSAKEILENLQADLTQIRRKIENMNVNTNPFSEEKENISFTKLADYAVKRADLECRQYRASEINTVHLLLGILYKMEDPTTNILSAYEIDYDSVAKEYQSMLKNSGQLPKSSAYDDDEEREEYGQMKKPTGNLGTGKSKTPTLDNFGRDLTALASEGKLDPVIGREKEIERVSQILSRRKKNNPLLIGEPGVGKSAIAEGLALRIMQKKVSRVLFNKRVITLDLASLVAGTKYRGQFEERMKAIMTELEKNRDVILFIDELHTIVGAGSSTGSLDASNMFKPALARGEIQCIGATTLDEYRQYIEKDGALERRFQKVMVEPTTVEETILILNQIKDKYEDHHNVTYTDEAIAACVNLTSRYITDRFLPDKAIDAMDEAGSRVYIKNMKVPTDIIEHEKQIEEIKELKQKAVKAQDYLEARKLKDEEERLQLELAVAQDKWDKEVKEKKEVVTEENVAEVVSMMSGVPVTKVGKNEMDKLANMDNLLNGKVIGQEDAVKKVVKAIQRNRAGLKDPNRPIGTFIFLGTTGVGKTELAKVMARELFDSDDALIRIDMSEYMEKFAVSRLVGAPPGYVGYEEGGQLTEAVRRKPYAVVLLDEIEKAHPDVFNILLQILDEGHVTDSLGRKVDFRNTIIILTSNIGTRDLKDFGDGVGFGTSAKKTSSDARARATIENALKKAFAPEFLNRIDDIIIFNSLEKEDIKKIIDLELNKLYKRLEKLNYKVELTDEARDFIAEKGWDKDFGARPLKRAIQKYIEDLLAEMLVNKQFSEGETVVLKLNEAKDALEGETQKKSKQKA, from the coding sequence ATGGAAAATAAATTTTCAGAAGGCTTAACCAAAGTCTTCAAACACAGTAAAAGCGAAGCAAAACGTTTGCATAGCGAATTTTTATCTACTGAACATTTCTTGTTGGGAATTATTCAGACGGATAATTCTGCGAAAGAAATATTAGAAAATCTTCAGGCAGATCTTACTCAGATTCGCAGAAAGATTGAAAATATGAACGTAAATACCAATCCTTTTTCAGAAGAAAAGGAAAATATTTCTTTCACCAAATTAGCAGATTATGCGGTAAAAAGAGCAGATTTAGAATGCAGACAATACAGAGCTTCAGAAATTAATACTGTTCATCTATTGTTAGGAATTCTCTATAAAATGGAAGATCCTACTACCAATATTTTAAGCGCTTACGAAATTGATTATGATAGCGTAGCTAAAGAATATCAATCTATGCTTAAAAACTCTGGTCAATTGCCAAAAAGTTCTGCGTATGATGATGACGAAGAGCGTGAAGAATACGGTCAAATGAAAAAACCTACTGGAAATCTAGGAACAGGAAAGAGCAAAACGCCAACTTTAGATAATTTTGGTAGAGATCTTACTGCGCTAGCTTCTGAAGGGAAATTAGACCCTGTAATTGGTAGAGAAAAAGAAATAGAAAGGGTTTCTCAAATTCTGTCAAGACGTAAGAAAAACAATCCGCTTTTGATTGGGGAGCCAGGCGTTGGTAAATCTGCCATTGCAGAAGGTTTAGCGCTCAGAATTATGCAGAAAAAAGTATCTAGAGTTCTGTTTAACAAGCGTGTAATTACGTTGGATTTAGCAAGTCTCGTTGCTGGAACTAAATACAGAGGTCAGTTCGAAGAAAGAATGAAAGCGATTATGACTGAATTGGAGAAAAACAGAGACGTCATTCTTTTCATAGATGAGTTACACACGATTGTTGGTGCTGGAAGCTCTACAGGAAGTTTAGATGCTTCTAATATGTTTAAACCTGCTTTAGCAAGAGGCGAAATACAATGCATCGGTGCGACTACTTTAGACGAATACCGTCAGTACATCGAAAAAGATGGTGCTTTAGAAAGACGTTTCCAAAAAGTAATGGTAGAACCTACTACTGTGGAAGAAACCATCTTGATTTTGAATCAAATTAAAGACAAATACGAAGATCACCACAATGTAACGTATACAGACGAAGCGATTGCTGCGTGCGTAAACCTTACTTCGAGATATATTACCGATAGATTCCTTCCAGACAAAGCGATTGATGCGATGGATGAAGCGGGTTCTAGAGTGTATATCAAAAATATGAAAGTTCCTACTGACATCATTGAGCATGAAAAGCAAATTGAAGAAATTAAGGAACTGAAACAAAAAGCGGTAAAAGCTCAAGATTATTTAGAAGCTAGAAAATTAAAAGATGAAGAAGAGCGTTTACAACTAGAATTGGCTGTGGCTCAAGATAAATGGGACAAAGAAGTGAAGGAGAAAAAAGAAGTGGTGACCGAAGAAAATGTAGCTGAGGTAGTTTCGATGATGTCTGGAGTTCCAGTAACAAAAGTGGGTAAAAACGAGATGGATAAATTAGCCAATATGGATAATTTACTCAACGGAAAAGTGATTGGTCAAGAAGATGCTGTGAAAAAAGTGGTGAAAGCCATCCAAAGAAACAGAGCAGGACTGAAAGATCCAAACAGACCAATTGGAACATTTATTTTTCTAGGAACAACAGGTGTGGGTAAAACCGAATTGGCAAAAGTAATGGCTCGTGAATTATTCGATTCTGATGATGCATTGATTAGAATAGACATGAGTGAATACATGGAGAAATTCGCGGTTTCTAGATTGGTAGGAGCGCCTCCAGGATATGTAGGTTATGAAGAAGGCGGTCAATTAACTGAAGCGGTTCGTAGAAAACCTTATGCGGTAGTTTTATTAGATGAAATAGAAAAAGCGCATCCTGATGTTTTCAATATTTTATTGCAAATTTTAGATGAAGGTCACGTTACCGATTCTTTAGGAAGAAAAGTAGATTTCAGAAATACGATTATCATCTTGACTTCTAACATCGGAACCAGAGATTTAAAAGATTTCGGTGATGGAGTAGGATTCGGAACTTCTGCGAAGAAAACTTCTTCTGATGCAAGAGCGAGAGCAACCATAGAAAACGCTCTGAAAAAAGCTTTTGCACCAGAATTCTTAAACAGAATAGACGATATTATTATCTTCAATTCTCTTGAAAAAGAAGACATCAAGAAAATTATTGACCTTGAGTTAAATAAACTCTACAAACGTCTGGAAAAACTAAACTACAAAGTAGAATTAACAGACGAAGCTAGAGATTTTATCGCAGAGAAAGGATGGGACAAAGATTTTGGAGCAAGACCTCTAAAACGAGCCATCCAAAAATATATAGAAGATTTATTGGCAGAAATGCTCGTAAACAAACAATTCTCTGAAGGCGAAACTGTAGTTCTAAAACTAAACGAAGCCAAAGATGCTTTAGAAGGTGAAACCCAAAAGAAATCTAAACAAAAAGCATAA
- the mnmA gene encoding tRNA 2-thiouridine(34) synthase MnmA — protein sequence MKIVVGLSGGVDSSVAAYLLQKQGHEVIGLFMRNWNDASVTLEDECPWIEDSNDALLVAKKLGIPFQVIDMSELYKERIVDYMFAEYEKGRTPNPDVLCNREVKFDVFLETALSLGADKVATGHYARLDSFTNENGEEVYQLLAGKDNNKDQSYFLCQLNQKQLSKALFPIGELTKPEVREIAREMELATADKKDSQGLCFIGKVSLPTFLQQQLKAKEGEIVEIFSDFAEYHKEKPEFSSKLEELEYLSAKIHYKKSDGKVIGKHQGAQFYTIGQSKGLGIGGHKESCFLISRDMENNLVYVGEGRNFPGLFRKALKIDNSELHWVREDLRLKNGESMEVMARIRYRQPLEKATLYQFEEGFFIEFQNPQSAIAEGQFAAWYVGDELLGSGVIS from the coding sequence ATGAAAATAGTAGTCGGTTTATCAGGAGGTGTAGACTCCAGCGTTGCAGCGTATTTGTTGCAGAAACAAGGTCACGAAGTCATCGGACTTTTTATGAGAAATTGGAACGATGCTTCCGTAACTTTAGAAGATGAATGTCCTTGGATTGAAGACAGTAATGATGCTCTTTTAGTGGCAAAAAAACTCGGGATTCCGTTCCAAGTGATTGATATGAGCGAACTCTACAAAGAACGCATTGTAGATTATATGTTTGCCGAATACGAAAAGGGTAGAACACCCAATCCTGATGTTCTGTGTAACCGAGAGGTAAAATTCGATGTTTTTCTAGAAACCGCACTTTCACTAGGTGCAGATAAAGTAGCAACAGGACATTACGCTAGATTAGATTCTTTTACCAACGAAAATGGGGAAGAAGTGTATCAACTTTTGGCAGGAAAAGATAACAACAAAGATCAAAGTTATTTCTTGTGTCAATTGAACCAAAAACAGCTTTCTAAAGCGCTTTTCCCAATTGGCGAACTTACTAAACCAGAAGTAAGAGAAATTGCCAGAGAAATGGAATTGGCAACTGCTGATAAAAAAGATTCTCAAGGTCTTTGTTTCATCGGTAAAGTAAGTTTACCGACTTTTCTTCAGCAACAATTAAAAGCCAAAGAAGGTGAAATTGTAGAAATTTTCAGTGATTTTGCTGAATATCACAAAGAAAAACCTGAATTTTCTTCAAAATTAGAAGAGTTAGAATATTTGTCTGCAAAAATCCATTACAAAAAATCAGACGGAAAAGTAATTGGCAAACATCAAGGTGCACAATTCTACACGATTGGTCAAAGTAAAGGTCTCGGAATTGGCGGACATAAAGAATCTTGTTTCCTCATTTCCAGAGATATGGAAAATAATTTAGTTTATGTAGGAGAAGGAAGAAATTTCCCAGGATTGTTTAGAAAAGCCTTGAAAATTGACAATTCAGAATTGCATTGGGTTCGTGAAGATTTACGTCTTAAAAACGGAGAGTCTATGGAAGTAATGGCGAGAATCAGATACAGACAACCATTAGAAAAAGCCACGCTTTATCAGTTTGAAGAAGGATTTTTCATAGAATTCCAAAATCCACAATCCGCGATTGCAGAAGGACAATTTGCGGCGTGGTACGTTGGTGATGAATTGCTAGGAAGCGGAGTGATTTCTTAG
- a CDS encoding DUF6051 family protein, translating into MNYNELYEILKENFEKEGNFKTIEHLNVTIETIHFHSKKADLLNGSFSTTSCEKHQTHFKESNENQMLYGFSSIDVKDFDIERNKRFDYYILKRADIEIAEGTLIFFHGLNEKKWDKYLPWAYELAQKTKKAIILFPIAFHMNRAEEIWSDRRAMVEVAQFRKKNYPENTNCSFVNAAISSRLEAHPQRIFWSGFQTYSDVIQVVKYIRNQKIKSISKETSIDLFGYSIGSFLSMILKMADPEGIFENSKLFCFCGGMTIDRMFPISKYIMDARAAIKMQTVFAELLSSDFQSDERLGHFQDEKLHPQESWFKMMLRYNYFQKEREDRIKKLHHQIKLYVLEKDEVASPMEALNTLQGGYRNIKTEVEIQDFPYEYSHMVPFPLTNKIQKEVTEAFQHFINSASEFYNS; encoded by the coding sequence ATGAATTACAATGAACTCTATGAAATTTTAAAAGAAAACTTTGAAAAAGAAGGAAATTTCAAAACCATTGAACACTTAAATGTAACGATAGAAACCATTCATTTTCATTCTAAAAAAGCAGATTTACTCAATGGTTCTTTTTCTACCACTTCTTGCGAAAAACATCAAACACATTTCAAGGAAAGCAATGAAAATCAAATGCTTTACGGTTTTTCCAGTATTGATGTAAAAGATTTTGACATCGAAAGAAATAAACGTTTCGACTATTATATTCTCAAAAGAGCAGATATAGAAATCGCCGAAGGAACGCTCATTTTTTTCCATGGATTGAACGAGAAAAAGTGGGATAAATATTTACCTTGGGCTTATGAATTGGCTCAAAAAACAAAAAAAGCCATCATTCTTTTCCCGATTGCTTTTCACATGAACAGAGCCGAAGAAATCTGGAGTGACAGACGTGCAATGGTAGAAGTAGCACAGTTCAGAAAGAAAAATTATCCCGAAAATACCAATTGTTCATTTGTAAATGCTGCGATAAGTTCACGTTTAGAAGCGCATCCTCAGAGAATTTTTTGGTCTGGTTTTCAGACGTATTCAGATGTGATACAAGTGGTGAAATATATTAGAAATCAGAAGATTAAAAGTATTTCAAAGGAAACTTCTATTGATTTATTTGGCTATTCTATCGGTTCATTTTTGTCGATGATTCTAAAAATGGCAGATCCTGAAGGAATTTTTGAAAATTCAAAACTCTTTTGTTTTTGTGGTGGAATGACGATTGATAGAATGTTCCCGATTTCTAAATACATTATGGATGCAAGAGCTGCCATAAAAATGCAAACGGTTTTTGCAGAATTGTTAAGCTCTGATTTTCAGTCAGATGAAAGATTAGGTCATTTTCAAGACGAGAAATTACATCCACAGGAAAGTTGGTTCAAAATGATGTTGAGGTACAATTATTTCCAAAAAGAAAGAGAAGACAGAATTAAAAAACTGCATCATCAAATCAAACTCTATGTCCTTGAAAAAGACGAAGTTGCATCACCAATGGAAGCACTCAATACTTTGCAAGGCGGTTACAGAAATATAAAAACAGAGGTAGAAATTCAGGATTTTCCTTATGAATATTCGCACATGGTTCCGTTTCCTTTAACCAATAAAATTCAGAAAGAAGTTACGGAAGCTTTTCAGCATTTTATCAATTCTGCGAGTGAGTTTTATAATTCTTGA
- a CDS encoding LytR/AlgR family response regulator transcription factor, with product MKVVIIEDEKPAARKLERLISNFTDLQLVATLHSVEDAVDWFSKNEHPKLIFSDIVLGDGLSFDIFEKVPTKSFIIYTTAFDQYTLKAFKLNSIDYLLKPISEEDLAKAIEKFKSFLPSEETHNALEMKSLIKENQPKLSRILVKIGYNLKVIKTEEICCFYSENKIVYAQTLERSFPTDFTLDELEEVLDEKTFFRVNRQFIISSDFIKNIHTSPNYKVELQAQPAEEITVSRERVKDFKDWLVK from the coding sequence ATGAAAGTAGTAATTATAGAAGACGAAAAACCAGCTGCAAGAAAACTCGAAAGATTAATAAGCAATTTTACTGATTTACAATTGGTTGCAACGCTCCATTCTGTGGAAGATGCTGTAGATTGGTTCAGTAAAAACGAACATCCGAAACTGATATTTTCAGATATTGTTTTGGGCGATGGTTTGTCTTTTGATATTTTTGAAAAAGTTCCTACCAAAAGTTTCATTATTTACACCACTGCTTTTGATCAATACACATTGAAAGCCTTCAAACTCAATTCCATAGATTATCTTCTCAAGCCCATTTCAGAGGAAGATTTAGCCAAAGCAATTGAAAAATTCAAAAGTTTTTTACCTTCAGAAGAAACGCACAACGCTTTGGAAATGAAATCTTTAATCAAAGAAAATCAACCGAAATTGTCTAGAATTCTAGTGAAAATTGGTTATAATTTGAAGGTCATCAAAACTGAAGAAATTTGCTGTTTTTATTCTGAAAACAAAATTGTTTATGCACAGACTTTAGAACGCAGTTTCCCAACAGATTTTACCTTAGATGAACTGGAAGAAGTTTTGGATGAAAAGACGTTTTTCCGTGTGAATAGACAGTTTATCATCAGTTCAGATTTTATTAAAAACATTCATACTTCACCGAATTACAAAGTAGAATTGCAAGCGCAACCTGCCGAGGAAATTACGGTAAGTAGAGAACGTGTGAAAGATTTTAAAGATTGGTTGGTGAAGTAA
- a CDS encoding 2TM domain-containing protein, with product MEPINDKNIQYERARKRVKEIKGFYIHALVYVLVNLFLILSTSIKYDSFETFFQQNQFWGIGLWGIGLFAHGLSVFLPNFILGKNWEEKKIRELMERNRNLKI from the coding sequence ATGGAACCTATAAACGATAAAAATATTCAATACGAAAGAGCCAGAAAAAGGGTGAAAGAAATCAAAGGTTTCTATATTCACGCTTTGGTTTATGTTTTGGTCAACTTGTTTTTAATTTTGTCAACATCCATAAAATACGATTCTTTTGAAACGTTTTTCCAGCAAAATCAATTCTGGGGAATTGGACTTTGGGGAATTGGACTTTTTGCGCATGGTTTATCCGTTTTCTTGCCTAATTTTATCCTCGGAAAAAACTGGGAAGAAAAGAAAATTCGTGAATTGATGGAAAGAAATAGAAATTTGAAAATATAA
- a CDS encoding 2TM domain-containing protein, with product MEIIMENQDKFNEIAYKKAQKRVKDIRTYYYMVLGYLAVGYFIVSRNYDGNIFNISRNYSVWIVILWGIFLLGYGIYLFTPYFRNWEERKTKELMEKYKQKN from the coding sequence ATGGAAATAATTATGGAAAACCAAGATAAATTCAACGAAATTGCTTACAAAAAAGCACAAAAAAGAGTAAAAGACATCAGAACGTATTATTACATGGTTTTGGGATATTTAGCAGTGGGTTATTTCATTGTTAGCCGAAATTATGACGGTAATATTTTCAATATTTCTAGAAATTACAGCGTTTGGATAGTTATCTTATGGGGAATTTTTCTTTTGGGTTACGGAATTTATTTATTCACACCTTATTTCAGAAATTGGGAAGAAAGAAAAACCAAAGAATTAATGGAGAAATACAAACAAAAAAATTAA